The proteins below come from a single Yamadazyma tenuis chromosome 5, complete sequence genomic window:
- the ERF1 gene encoding translation termination factor eRF1 (BUSCO:EOG09262CDO; EggNog:ENOG503NU1U; COG:J), translated as MSDAAEKNIEIWKIKKLIKALELARGNGTSMISLITPPKGQISLIQKMLTEEYGTASNIKSRVNRLSVLGAITSTQQKLKLYNSVPKNGLVIFCGDVITDEGKEKKLNIDFEPFKPINTSLYLCDNKFHVEALSELLEDDDRFGFIIMDGNGALFGTVTGNTREVLHKFTVDLPKKHGRGGQSAMRFSRLREEKRHNYVRKVAEVAVQNFISADKVNVKGLILAGSADFKTELSKSDLFDGRLQAKVINIVDISYGGENGFNQAIELSAETLANVKFVQEKKLLNDYFDEISQDTGKYCYGIEDTLKALDLGACEVLIVYENLNIIRYTLKNADGEETVVHVNPELPGKAYMLDKNTGAELEVVKEETFLEWLAENYKNYGANLEFVTDRSSEGAQFVQGFGGVGAMLRYKVNFEQLADESDEDEYYDDDSDDFI; from the coding sequence ATGTCCGACGCAGCTGAAAAAAACATTGAAATATggaagatcaagaagttgatcaaggcGTTGGAATTGGCCCGTGGAAACGGAACCTCGATGATCTCGTTGATCACCCCGCCAAAAGGACAAATCTCGTTAATCCAGAAAATGTTAACTGAAGAGTATGGTACTGCCTCCAATATCAAGTCACGTGTGAACCGGTTGTCAGTGTTGGGAGCTATCACTTCTACCCAgcagaagttgaagttgtacaactcgGTTCCTAAAAATGGGTTGGTGATTTTCTGTGGTGATGTCATTACCGACGAGGgaaaggaaaagaagttaAATATTGATTTCGAACCGTTCAAGCCCATCAACACATCGTTATATCTTTGTGACAACAAGTTCCATGTGGAGGCGTTGAGTGAGTTGTTGGAGGACGATGACCGGTTCGGGTTTATTATCATGGATGGTAATGGAGCCTTGTTCGGGACCGTGACCGGAAACACCAGAGAAGTGTTGCACAAGTTCACGGTGGACTTGCCCAAGAAGCATGGAAGAGGTGGTCAGTCAGCGATGCGTTTCAGTCGTTtgagagaagaaaagagaCATAATTATGTCAGAAAGGTTGCTGAAGTGGCTGTACAGAACTTTATTTCTGCTGACAAGGTCAACGTGAAagggttgattttggcagGTTCAGCTGATTTCAAAACCGAATTGTCCAAGTCCGACTTGTTTGACGGAAGATTGCAGGCTAAGGTGATCAATATCGTGGATATTTCTTACGGAGGAGAAAATGGGTTCAATCAGGCCATCGAATTATCAGCAGAGACTTTGGCCAACGTGAAGTTTGTGcaagaaaagaagttgttgaacgaCTACTTTGATGAGATTTCCCAGGACACTGGAAAATACTGTTACGGTATTGAAGATACTTTGAAGGCTTTGGACTTGGGTGCTTGTGAGGTTCTCATTGTGTacgagaacttgaacatcatCCGGTATACCCTCAAGAACGCCGATGGAGAAGAGACGGTGGTGCATGTCAACCCAGAGTTGCCGGGTAAGGCGTATATGTTGGATAAGAACACCGGAGCCGAGTTGGAAGTTGTAAAGGAAGAAACGTTCTTGGAATGGTTGGCCGAAAACTATAAGAATTACGGtgccaacttggagtttgtcACCGATAGGTCATCTGAAGGAGCTCAGTTCGTGCAAGGGTTTGGTGGGGTTGGAGCCATGTTGAGATATAAGGTGAACTTTGAGCAGTTGGCTGACGAAtctgatgaagacgaaTATTATGACGATGACAGTGACGATTTCATTTAG
- the LEM3 gene encoding alkylphosphocholine resistance protein lem3 (EggNog:ENOG503NVEE; COG:D,K,T): MTSLDQFEGHGAHADQARTSSSQVRVHPDNHDDGDAYHSDSDSSSVSEHQDTRKEKSRKPGNSAFRQQRLKAYSPVFTASNVIPLLLILAIVFVPLGAAMWYASDRVQDLAINYAHCEKLASADHWSAIPDEYLDYHLKDKSYKQPQWRLSKDESQQFEDESNVCEIQFNVPRDLKGPIYFFYRLEKFYANHRRFVKSYSEEQIIGHAASKHTVKETSGQNCQPMSTHKGKIIYPCGLIANSMFNDTFSSTLSAVNGTADDYKLTNKGIAWSKDKNRFKKTKYSHKDIVPPPNWYKRFPNGYNETNVPDVSTWEEFQNWMHPAGLPTFNKLVLRNDDDTLKAGTYQVSVGLHWPVLPFKGGKYIYISQRSVMGGKNPFVGIAWMASGGVCFVLSIFLLVVNLVKPRKTGDMSLLSWNREKAAEDEKAVEQSQQ, translated from the coding sequence ATGACGTCTCTCGACCAGTTCGAAGGCCATGGTGCCCATGCCGACCAGGCCCGCACCTCATCGTCCCAGGTCCGTGTGCACCCGGACAACCATGACGATGGCGATGCCTACCACTCCGATTCAGACTCCTCATCGGTATCGGAACATCAAGATACCCGTAAAGAAAAGTCCAGAAAACCCGGTAACAGCGCCTTCCGCCAGCAGCGCTTGAAGGCCTACAGCCCGGTATTCACCGCCAGCAATGTGATTCCtcttttgttgattttggccatTGTTTTTGTACCGCTTGGAGCCGCCATGTGGTATGCCTCAGATAGAGTTCAGGACTTGGCCATCAACTACGCCCACTGTGAAAAGTTGGCCAGCGCCGACCACTGGTCGGCTATTCCCGATGAGTACTTGGACTATCATTTAAAGGATAAATCCTACAAACAGCCCCAGTGGCGGTTGAGCAAAGACGAATCACAGcagtttgaagatgaatcCAACGTGTGTGAGATCCAATTCAATGTGCCTCGGGACTTGAAAGGCCCCATCTACTTCTTCTATCGGTTGGAGAAATTCTACGCCAACCACCGAAGATTTGTCAAGTCGTACAGTGAAGAACAAATCATTGGCCATGCTGCTAGTAAGCACACGGTGAAGGAAACTTCGGGTCAAAACTGCCAACCAATGTCCACCCATAAAGGCAAAATCATTTACCCGTGCGGGTTGATCGCCAATAGCATGTTCAATGACACATTTTCGTCTACTTTGCTGGCTGTTAATGGTACGGCAGATGATTAcaaattgaccaacaaAGGAATTGCCTGGTCCAAGGACAAGAACCGgttcaagaaaacaaaatatTCTCACAAAGATATCGTGCCTCCTCCTAACTGGTATAAGAGGTTCCCCAACGGGTACAACGAGACCAACGTCCCTGATGTCAGTACCTGGGAAGAGTTCCAGAACTGGATGCACCCAGCAGGCTTGCCAACCTTCAATAAATTGGTGCTCCGGAACGACGATGACACTTTGAAGGCCGGTACGTACCAGGTATCGGTGGGGTTGCATTGGCCGGTATTGCCGTTCAAAGGAGGTAAGTACATCTACATTTCGCAAAGATCGGTTATGGGTGGTAAAAACCCATTTGTTGGGATCGCCTGGATGGCCAGCGGAGGCGTGTGTTTTGTGTTAAGTATTTTCttattggtggtgaattTAGTGAAACCCAGAAAGACGGGAGACATGAGCTTATTGAGCTGGAATCGTGAAAAGGCAGCAGAGGATGAGAAGGCGGTCGAGCAGAGTCAGCAGTAA